The DNA region GATGTGACGCACCAATCATCTTGCgacagtttgaccttcaagtgctcgCAACCTTCGTCAGTGAACGATACCCCTGAAGCGTTGCCTTTTTAACTTGCATTTTCCCCGTGCCGTCGTTTGAACGTAAGTGCTTCTTGATGATCTTACTGTCCTCCGACTAGTATTAGTGTCATTAAGTTTTCTACTTTGTAGGGTGTTTTTTTGTCACATCCCCTAATTCAATTGCTAATCAACAGACACTTTTAGTAAGCGTTCGGTTTATGGTATCCTAAATTGCCCATACAACGCTGCCACATTTATCAAGCTGCTCTGGGCATTATTCTTTTTGAGATGTATTTTGTTGTGGATGAATCCAGGTAACCGAAAATGGAAATTAAGGCGAACATATAGGAAATAAAGTGACAGTTCTCTAAGAAAATAGAAGAAAAGCTGAAGGAAAATGTGCCTTGAATTCTCCTTTGTCGCCTGCTTTGGTGGACTAGTGAGACATAAGCATTTCTGTCCCTTTAGGCGCGAATTGTTGCTGAATTTGCAACTTATTATCGATTTTTCTCGTCCATCTACTCTAAGCCTACTCACAATTATACACTCTCAGCCCAAAATATCTCCTACGTTTATACCTGGCTAAAGACTTTTATTTACAGGAAACGAAATCGTGGTCTGCCAAGAGCTTATGGAAATCCGGTCGCTTGTCACATTGTTGTTGCAAGGTCAATGTTTGATTGTCATCGACAAAGACCTATAAAAAAACCCATGGTTAGTGGGTAATGAGTTTTTTTTTACTAGGGAAATGTCCTGATTTTCAACCCAAGATATAATTACTACTAATTTGTTTCAACGTAGCACATTTAAGTGCGAAAGTATACTTAGATAATTTTGGTGTTTTTTAGAAAATCAggtttaaaataaagaaaatctcCAAAATTAACGCTGTTTTAGAACTTCAGTGTTCCTCTCCGGAAACAAAATAATCTTCCTGTGTATTACGAAGCAAAATAATGTTTAGCTTAAACATTTTTGGTACCAACACGTGACAACGTATGGTGAGACATGGTAGTTTGTTAACACTGCACCTATAGAACATCAATCTTAGTTTATCATTTCAGATCATTACTTACATTATCTCTCCTCCTACGATGCTCTTGGAGTTCATCTCATGTCGTAGGACTAACCTTCCGTTGTAATACCATTCAAATCTCCTAGGTCTTTCTGCAACAGTTGACGATAAGAAGTTTTGTGTTAGTGCTCATAATTAGTAAGAATTAAAAAGCATCGTATGCTGCCATGAAACTTGGACTTCTGGAGTGCTCTTTCTCAGGTTTCATAACATGACAAAATATAGTTCACGGAAGTTTTTGGATTACCATCCCTTATTCATGTCACGATGACCATTTGAAattttatgtaataatcaaatgaattggcgagactctaatttagcgacgagccaatcagaagcgtttgagcaatttcaaggtcacggatccaagttcaacacgcgatgctaacatacggtcggttcacagcggattttagagaggagGTGTCTATTGAcaggctacaaccctaaccactaaccctatggacgagtttctatacaatatgcattatgaattcagagccTCTGAACCttcatcaaaccttaacaaatttttaaatcatgtaaaagaagaatatccactgtaattcattacttacaacatattctcactttatactaactgtcttctgattggttaataattgtcaaggtcattttagattcgttcaaaggtcgtcgctaaattagagtctcgccaatgAATTTAGTTGATTTACAAGTTTGTCTTTCATGCATTCTTGCTGAAGACATGCTTCCAACTTTCATAATTTGTTTTCAAATGACAGAGAAATACAAACTGGATAATACAATATTAGGTTTCTGTGAATTATCACGCTCATCAGACAAACTAAGACATAAGCTGCATAACGCTGGTATTAAAATCTGACAGTGATGACAGGATATGATGCAGAACAACATGTAGCTTCGCGAATCCCAAACATAGACCTAAACTGCAAATGTCAGCCTCAAACTCATTGCCAACAGGCGTTGACGCGGACCTCGATAGCAACGTCTATACTTGAGTAGTATTCATCTATGAACATTTATAACTAAAATGTACTTTGCCAGTGGGGATACATGACTGTCCAGAAACCTGAGCTTCGGATAATGCACATGACTTTCCAGCCTGGATTTCGGCCATGTTCATGTCAGGTGAACTGTACAAATACCCTGGTTTCCATTTCGAAGCCCCTCTGCCAAAGATTAATAGGATTTGTGTACTTACCTTTTAGGTTTCCATGTATGTATTTGGagtattttttcttcatttaaaatattggcATGGTACCCAGCTAACTTGCTGAACGAGATCAGTGATTCCTTTACAGTCTTCGAATCGTCCGTGGGGAATGAACTTGTGTATTTTACTCACCATATTAGTGGATAGCCTCACACCTGATAAGTGACCAACTGTCATGTGGCTGAGCACTGTTCTTAAGGTGCATATCCACAAAGCAGGATAGACACAACGTTTTCCTCTGACAAATCTCTTGCTTGCTGCAATTATTACCTGCTTCTTACTTGGTGCACTGATGACTGAAAACTGTTTGGCGGTTCACTAAATTGTATACAAAAGTTAGAAATTGTTTCAAAGTAGTAAGACGAGTATGAAACTTTATTCACATAAACGTATGAAGCAACGGAATTATTACTATATTCTCAACACATTCCAGAGGATCACAGTGCACATCATTAACACAAACCCATATGTGCACATTACAAACTACGGAGTATATAAATATACCTATGTCACTGAACGAGAATGGTTCCTTCAAACAATCTAATATGTCAGTCAAAGCTGTAGTTTTAGTTAATTCTCTTCCCCCTATATCAGTGATTGGCCCAGGTTTACCGTGTACTAGTACTACATTATCCagcttaaatgaaatgaatttaatattcGTGCACGTAATTATCCGTTTCTTGTAGTCGCATTTGACTGATGTGTTTATAGTGGTCGCGGAAATGCTAATTTGAAACCCACCAGAGAATATTTTATATGCATTACACTGAGCTGCTTGCTTAGCTCTAGCATAACCGCTATGCCCTAATTTCTTAATCTACATCATGTACAAATCAAATGTAAAGGCGAATTCCGAATGTAAAGCTCCATGTAAACTAACGTCATCAGCGAGCTGCTTAAACGTGTACACATCATGAACTAAGTGTTCAGGTCTGTAGGGTTTACACTGTTCAAgaaaattatgtaaataatttctCATAGAATCTGTTGCACCGATACATAATTTAAGATGCCTTAATGGATATATTAGCTAATGCTAAACGTTTATAATTTAAGTACGAAGTAACTGTAACGAACTTTAAAGAACTGGAGTTTAAATAAGGCAGCCAcctatttcttttatttcaaaaattgtATCAGCAGATATTTCATTAAATTCTACAGGCTTAATGTTTCTTCCATAGACATAAGTTGTGGACTGCATTAGTTCGTGTGTTTGTTGATGTGTTAATATGCGATTAAGTAACACCAGCACGTGATATTATCGCATTGGATTTGTAGGCTACAAATACTAGCTTTTTGTTGTCATAAAAATGCCTATTTAGTTGACGTAGATACATCAGTCTCAGAACTTTAGAACTTATCTAAATTTCTGAAATATCCAGCACGTTACTAACTTTATAAAACAACAGAATTTGTCCCACTTGCTTTTTGACAATCGTTCTAATGCTTTTGTTATTATAAGAATATCTTGTTCATTCACATActtgaaatttttatttctaGTATGGATTAATAATTTTTCGTGTTTTATCATGATCACATTGAATCGATTACTTCATAGTACGCGTCTACAAAGTTTGGGCATCTGATTAACAGTTTCCTAATATAAGTTCCTTTGGATTCTAATTCTTAAAATATTAACTATTGTCGATTGTTTTCAAACTATCAGAAACTGCGAACTAATTAGCGATCTTTTCCTTTCATTCCATATTGTTGTTTAGTTGGTCTATAGGAACTAGACCAACTGAATCAATTTCTCACACTTTTCTTTACAGGCTAAACATATACCTACTGGTTACTGAACTTCCTGGCTTGGGACTAATTAACTAACCAAAATATTTGCTATGATccactttcatttttaatattttaactgtCTCGTAGTGGTCGTCCGTTTTAAATGTCACTTGATAAAGAACTTTTACCGTAAATTTGTTGGGTGCTGTAACTATTTTATTCTCCAACCTTTCAAAGCAACTTTAAAAGCGAAATTTAATCTCCATACGCCTACAAACCGCATCACTATGGAGCGTCTTACATTATTTCATCTACGACGGGCCGACAGAACTAACGGACCTGAAACTAGGACTATTATAGATCAAATGGAAACAGAAAGCCTTGTTAGTAAAGCGTACTACGAGAAACTTTGTCAATGGAAAGATGATGCACTTCGGTTGTTCAAAATAAACCACATAAATTATCTCAACAAGCGACTTTTCAATCTGCCTATGAGTTTTGAACATTTAGATGCAAGCCAACCGTGGTTGGCGTATTGGATTGTACATGCTTTAAGACTGCTGAACTTTGTAATCCCTGAAGAGACCTCGGTAAAATTGATATCGTTTTTAGCATCCTCTCAGGTATGTAACCTGTTTTCAGTTTTTGAGGTATTGCAACATATTATCCAGTTGTCTTGTATAAAGTGTTGCACAGTCGAAGCTACTTTTCTTGGTTCAGTAATTACAGCAGTGGTTTAATCAAGTCTTACATTTTTTGTTTCCTTGTTGCACTTAATCACATCTAAATTTACAAATCATCTATTAATTGAGAAGGAAATGATAATCTTCCAGTCCAAATCACTGTGCAGTTCCTATGTGGTTATTTGTAAAACGATCAAGAAACAGGCTTCTgatatttgattgttttaattCTAAATTTTTCCTACGTCAAATAGACTTCTCGTTGATCTTGCTGAAACTGATGAATATCAGCAGCGACAACATAATAACCACATATAAATTGATTCAAAGTTTTCTGGTCAACTAGTTGAAGTATCTAACCTTCAAGTAAAAAGTTTCATATTACACCTTACCAAATTCAGTTCGGCTAGCTAGTTTTCTTCATACAACGGACTTAGTCTAGTACATGACAATGTGTTTATTTGCTGAATTAGGTCGTCATTATCATTATACGCAACCCTAtggccttgtgccctattaatatgcaacgtaatgataccgccaattagagaacagtgacttatcgaccggaccagTGACGCAtgaacccgtacgagcagtctagagtcttcgTCGttccttcttcctgcctagccctacCTGTTGAgcccagaacaccaatctcagcctccatgatatgaatcatgtattcaaaacatactgggtttaaaTACAAACCAGAccatatcacaccataaaatagaaaataacatttgtacgagATGTAGCCAAAAAGTGaatgtgaatgtgggagactgtaattaataaaccaagcataactcaagaacggtgaatcgtataataatagtccgcAAATCAAAATAATGCTTATAATAAGACGGACCTGAATATGCATGGTTtatttacttaacaattatacagtgaaaatatatgtatagtattagtccataaatgaaTCTCAATAGTTACCATCCActattctcgtcgggatataacacctTTTTTGAAGATTTGGAGTTTAGATCCAGACTTTAAATTTCCTGACtttatcctcccccacgaaagaATGTTGGaacctcatatccccaagttacaTTTAATGTGActctatttaaaacatatttcttgcACTGAATAGAGAATCCACTAGAagtgactagatggtgaggatcaacGACACTTGATAGGAGGTCATCagggtttgattcttctgaaaaaATCCCGTCAAATTTATTGGAAATCTCATTAGTAGGTAATGGATCATTAGGAAAATCAGTATCTATCAAAATTGCATTAGGtttttgatcatcatttggttcatccgaaatatttttctcatttttgcTGGGGATTTAATCAAAAGCATGTGAGTCATTAATATAACCCATATCTGATAAAACTAGGAAATCCCGATAAGTAGATTCATTAGAAAATTTTGTCGCAGAACGATGAGCTCCATTCGGTGCAATTGTATTCATTATGCTGTTCAATTTATTTTCTGTTTCTTCGTGGGCGGGTACCGCAACAATTTCGTTAGTATTTAACAAGACACCGTCTTTCTGTGGGCTGGATAAGTCACTGCTTGTACATTGTACATTagagggttctagcgttcgagtgctcaagttgtacgccgtatatcaagaatctaagctctagatataacaattggcgaTGGGGTCAGCTTATCAAGATGTCATTTACGTTTGACCAAGTTGAAGCTTTGCTAGAGCATCAAGAAAAGCGTTACAAACAGTTCCAGATTCGTATTCTAGAAACTCTAACCCAGTAGATGAACCTAAATCAAAAGGGTCTTACAGGTGGTCCGTTCAAATCTCATCCCTGTTGCCAGTTGTTATATCTAGGGCTTAGATTCTTGGTATACCGCGTGCAACTTAAGCACTCGGACGCTAAAACCATCCAAGtcgaaaatgaaaaaaaacaacagaagACTAGTGAGaaggaatgctattccaaacGGTATCAAATATGATACGAAACTCTCaggtatttataatttttagtgGAAGCGAAGTTATTATAGTCATCCGATCCGCATACAGTGGTTTTTAGACTTtatccaatagggaagctataCGTAGCGGTTCTGGAatgttcttccaaaagatgattgagTGGAATGTcctcggctctttctgagcttcctCACAGTTGACAGATAGACAGTTCGCCCATGGTACAATCGATTTAAGTTCTCAAAAGGTAAACCGAGGTTTCTGATATCTCACCAGACACCAGCTCATCAACACTAATGGGACTCCCAAGATAAATGAAGTGGTCTGTACACTCTACTACTTCATTCCCTGTTGTTAATTCAGGAGATTTTGCCGGTCGGTCCTGAAGCTATATTtcgcatttagagggagagaatcgcatctctAATATGCTTGTATTTTTACTTAGGGTGGTCAAAAGActgtattttgtcagcgtctcTACCAAACAGAATTGTGCTGCctgtgtattctaagtcaacaagtaaaCCTCATGGTAAAAGAACAACTCCCTGAAATGAGACGATGAAAgcgttatctctaaaagcatgtcTATGTAAAGGTTAAAAAAAACAGGAAAGTGGACACAATCGACGAACACCGCTTGGAGTAACCAACTCCTATGAAAGTTCcacataagctctgactcgaccaaTAGTGTTCGAGTTTAGAGCATGTACAAAGTTCTCTGGATTCATTAGCTGAGTGGACAACGCAGCGGCGTTCAAAGCGAATGGTACGGGGTTAGTGTCCTTGAGTGGGCATCAACTCTGATTCGTtaacatctagctgacgagtcccaagcgGGACAAagcacgcgtcctggattctactgctagccatatTCCATTTACTCCAGACTGACTTGTTTCAATTGCTATATGGAGGCAATCCGGGCAGAATACGCATATGCCAACCAAGACTGATCGAGTTTCAGTCCAAATAGCAACAACTCGATAATCCAAACAATTTCAAATTGAGTTAATATAAAAATATGCTTTTGGAGAATGACGCAATACGTATTGTGTGAAAGGGTTTGTGCGATGCTGTCCTAGGTTTGCGAGTATAAACTACCTTTGTGTAATCATAGTTTTGATATGGTGAGAATTCCTACCTAGGCGTTTTTCGCTCTAAATGATCATAATTGTGTTAACTTTCGTAGTGCTCACACATCTACTTTTTCCGCATGCTTTACTTCATAATCCTGAAGGCAGTCAAAGTCCGCTTAAATTATGTTTAGAGTATGTCTAGAGAGATGCCAAGATAATTAAAAGTTTGTTCTGGTTTTGAGGTTCACAAGTTAGCTTTCGGTTTATTTGAGGTAAAATTAGATAGTATACGTGGGATAATGGATGGAATGTATGTTATGGAGAGGCATTCAGTTGTAGATAGTTTAATGTGCAAATGATTGTTTAGTCCGTGAAGTGCTAGTAAACGGTAGTAACCAGGGAATTTTAACAGTCTCTTTGGAATTACGCTGTCGAGAAAAAAAGTTAATTTACAAAAAGCCAGAACACTAGTACAAATTGTGGTAGTTAGTGTTCACAAATGCAAGTAGTCCATCACACTTTCTAAATCAACTGTCTTTTCATTACCCTATCAAATTTTATAAAAGGGTTTATTGCTTTAATTTTTATTGGATTTTGTTAGGTTAAAAAATGCTTTTATCGAATTTTGAGTCCAATGTTGAATGGGGACCCAATTGTATTCAGTCATTCGGAGGTTATACGTTTGATCAAATTTGCTTTATATTATGTATATTACCACTCTGTTAGCAATTCTTCGTTATTACTattgataaaattataattcagaTCAAATAAATTTCACATACTTTAAAAATGTCCCAACAAGTTAGTTTCAGTAGTTTGAAAAACTACTAAAAGGAATGTGtgaaatttcaaataaacaacaaataataGAATACTATCATCTCGTAATGGTTCGTGTTTTACTAACTTTTAATTGTTATTACAAAAAACTTTTGGTATTTCCTTGGCGATTTTATAACTGGCATCTGAATTAACTCTGTGTTTTGTAATTTAGTCTCACCACTTATTGTTCACCAAATTCCTTGTTTTTTCTATCTATAGCATCCGGACGGTGGTTTTGGTGGCGGGCCTTACCAATTTGCACATCTTGCAACTTCATATGGTGCAGTTAATTGTTTGGCTTCTTTATGTCGTCGAGATGCCCTAGATATTATCAATCGGGATACACTGGCTGACTGGATGCGGAAACTTCATCAGCCAGACGGCTCATTTTTAATGCATTTGGGAGGTGAAGCTGATGTTCGAGGTGCCTACTGTGCCACAGCAGTTGCAAAACTTACTGGGTTGCTTAGAAAACATCCTGATTTGTTTGAATCGACTGCAGAGTGGGTGGCTAGTTGTCAGGTGAGCTATTTTTACGTGCTACTGGGATTAATTATTCCAAATATGTGATTCAGTACCTCTTTTCTGCATGAAAAGCGTTTATATATCTGGGACTAATATATAATAGGAAACTAttcttcataaataaataattgtttatgcTAGCAATTTTGCCAGATTTTTAATTCAATCCAATAAGATCTCTTCTAAATCCATGCAGTCAGTGGACAAATCAGCAGTTCCTTTTTATCGCCAACTCAACTCAGCAGTATAGAAAAAGTTTGTTTCAACATAAAACTTTAGATTACACTTATTTTGATGTTGTACATAGTAAATTGCTGCTCAAACCAAAGTAGGAACAATGGATTTAAAGCTAGAATGTAATAACTTTAAGATTGTGCATTTGGCTTATTTAATCATATTAACAATATTTTATGTTTCAGGAAAGTTAAACGCTTGCTCAGACTAGTGTTATTCTTCGATTCATTCACAATACAATTACATTAACTTTAATTCAATAATATATAGTGAAAAAGTGGAAAAAGATGTCTTTTATGTGATCTACTCAGAAGTTCGTCACGCAAATAACTAATAAAAGCTTATAGAGAAACGTAAATTGCTTCCAAGTTCACTTTCATAATCTTAGCAGATTTTGCTGTGcatatatatacttttattgTAGACGTATGAAGGTGGTTTCGGCGGTCAACCTGGATTGGAGGCTCATGGTGGTTATGCCTTCTGTGCGGTAGCAACGCTGTGCCTTTTGGGAAGGTCAGATTTAATTAATTTACCTAGACTATTGTATTGGGTCAGCCATCGTCAAATGGCGACAGAAGGTGGTTTTCAGGTAAGGGATGTTTTGCattttgtgtttttacgcacaaaAATGGATAAGTAATTACGATGAGTAATCAAGTCCATTATCATGTAATATCTGTTCAAACACTGACTTCTGCAACTTAGCTTAAAATTGTAACCGAGTGGTTAACAGTAGATTGCCCAGACAAATGAATCCTCAGATGGTCTTTTTCTATCGTATGAGAATCTCCACTACTAAATATTagtaaataaaatgtatatagGTCAATTTAAGTATATCTGATtgcaaatataaatgaatttaagcGTTTTATCAAAAGTTAGACCACAcaaaaaaaactgaaaaaagaATACTCAAATGAACTATTTTTAAAAACCATTTATGACATTAAATAAGCAAACAGGTAATTACTTCACACTTAAGTacatttcattatcatttaattgattTCCTTATGCTTATAAATGGAATTTATTATATTGGTGATTTTATAAGACCTTATTAATAcattttcatcataaaatttcatagattttagTTATCTGATAATTTTGTCATGAAATTAATGTTTCAACTGAAGTAGTTATTCCTTGtttcaatgaaaatattaacACAAGTAACTGTCAATTAGGACAACATGCACATCTTCAACTTCACTGCTAGTTACCATTTGATAAATTCTGtgttatgtaaatatttttgttgtaaTCAGTTTGTACCGAAACGATCTTTTAGAGAATTAATGTAGCAGAGTTATTAAAAGTTAGTCTCGTATGTTCGAAATACCATTTATGATTAATTAACAAGGTAAAATGTCCCGTTGAATTGAAACAAGAATGGTTGTCGAAATTGCCAACTTTTGCCATGAAATGTCTATGATCCTGTAATCTACATATCAGTGAATTCCTTATTAGACTTCGTTTGGTATTTTCTATCTATAACTTGTAGATTACAGTGATGTTACTGGTTAATTCATGCTGTTTTTCCTATTATGTTAGTCTAATTGTAATCTGTCCTTGTTACACCGgttgtatttataatttttaaattatattcagtTGATTCACCGTACTCATAACATTTAAACTGACTAAATCATGCTGTCTTTCGACTTATACTTGAATTTTTAAAACATTCACAGATTAAGCTGCAACGTAAAATATTTTCGTTGCGTTAATAACTTGTTGATCTTTATTCCAAGGGTAGAACAAATAAGTTAGTGGACAGTTGCTACTCTTTTTGGCAAGGTGCTATTTTCCCAATTGTCGAAGAACTGTTATGGCTGTCTGGCGACCCTGCGCTTAATGACATTGATACGTTGTTTAACCCTTCTGCCTTGCAAGTAAGTTTCGTTAATTTATGTTGTATTTGAAATATGGCATGTAACATTTTGGTAGGTTTTTAGTCTCGGAATTCGTTTGTTCATACTTTAAAACGCCACACACAACAGTGAGGTGTCActgaaaaatgtacaaatatCTAATGAATTGTTGGTTAAATTATCCTACTTTAAAGCATAAAATAACTTTTTGAACTCCTACTTCGAGTAAACAATCCAGTAGTGTTAATATGTTTTGCACACTTAAGCATGATTAGAAGGCGTGTACGCAAATCTGTATTCATTTCAGAGTTACACATTATACATACAAACGTAAATAATATTGCTCCTAGCCCAAGTGTTTATCATCCCAAGTTACAACACCTTAACACAATGAGGAATCAGAAAGAGTCAAAAGAACGAATGTCATTTCGTTGGCACGAGTGAATAGttaaaaacaaggaaataaGTCAATATAAGAAGTATGGAATAAtacaatatttgaaatttaGTCTCCAAATATTAATTACAATTATCTCGGGGTCCCCTATTAAGAAAGCCATATCTCTTCATACAATTCAGAGCGGCAGTCATTGACTTCCCGGACCGGTGCCATATATTAGTTATACCCCCTTAGTCTTATTACAACGTGACAATCATTTCAACATACATTGCAGAGGTAACCTGTAGCTCTGGTCATACGTAACACATCCCACCTACTTTTGCGCATAAACCGTCAAAACTCCAATTTATTACCTCTATCTAGTGATTTACGTTCAGACTCAACATGACTCACTTGTCCTACTTTGTGCAAGGGATGTGCACGCTTGACTACATGACAGCCTACACACATATCTCTCTA from Schistosoma haematobium chromosome ZW, whole genome shotgun sequence includes:
- a CDS encoding hypothetical protein (EggNog:ENOG410VAD6~COG:O), with the protein product MERLTLFHLRRADRTNGPETRTIIDQMETESLVSKAYYEKLCQWKDDALRLFKINHINYLNKRLFNLPMSFEHLDASQPWLAYWIVHALRLLNFVIPEETSVKLISFLASSQHPDGGFGGGPYQFAHLATSYGAVNCLASLCRRDALDIINRDTLADWMRKLHQPDGSFLMHLGGEADVRGAYCATAVAKLTGLLRKHPDLFESTAEWVASCQTYEGGFGGQPGLEAHGGYAFCAVATLCLLGRSDLINLPRLLYWVSHRQMATEGGFQGRTNKLVDSCYSFWQGAIFPIVEELLWLSGDPALNDIDTLFNPSALQEYILLCCQKVSYTRPGLSVHADDSSGEKLSSSNKNFTSEYDVSTSDGGLIDKPGKNPDAYHTCYSLSGLSVAQHSPRCRVESHQKYDLPHPSPAVDVLGEELGNELVDLDPIHNIMHDGLAFTVTYFSELDNGHSPKDAEELALAAAEKYSVPALSVFQRQESPTEFHTYDTSDNEITVPQHSQSMNTCTTP
- a CDS encoding hypothetical protein (EggNog:ENOG410VAD6~COG:O), with the translated sequence MERLTLFHLRRADRTNGPETRTIIDQMETESLVSKAYYEKLCQWKDDALRLFKINHINYLNKRLFNLPMSFEHLDASQPWLAYWIVHALRLLNFVIPEETSVKLISFLASSQHPDGGFGGGPYQFAHLATSYGAVNCLASLCRRDALDIINRDTLADWMRKLHQPDGSFLMHLGGEADVRGAYCATAVAKLTGLLRKHPDLFESTAEWVASCQTYEGGFGGQPGLEAHGGYAFCAVATLCLLGRSDLINLPRLLYWVSHRQMATEGGFQNK